A genome region from Candidatus Binatia bacterium includes the following:
- a CDS encoding glycosyltransferase family 4 protein produces the protein MNLLAFNWRDPRHPEAGGAELHLFEILRRCVRDGDRVVWLAERFPGAPAEDRIEGIEIHRAGSWYNAHLALGSLYRRRFRGERFDLVLEDINKVPFFTPLFAGAPVLAVVPHLFGSAVFREAPPAVGLLVWAHESVLPLVYRRTPFLAISESTRDDLARRGIDPRRIRVVRCGLTQNDYGVTTPPAGRAEPVVVFLGRLRKYKGAQHAIRAMAVVRRDVPAARLDVVGDGPYRKDLESLAASLGLGDAVRFLGALPHAEKVRALNEAQVAVCPSPKEGWGLTVIEANACGVPVVASRSPGLVESVREGETGLLVPHGDAEALGAAVVRLLTDRSLRLRMAEAALRWARTFDWEACYRESRQVMAEAAGAA, from the coding sequence TTGAACCTCCTCGCGTTCAACTGGCGCGACCCGCGGCATCCCGAGGCGGGGGGCGCGGAGCTCCACCTCTTCGAGATCCTGCGCCGCTGCGTCCGCGACGGCGACCGGGTGGTCTGGCTGGCCGAGCGCTTTCCGGGCGCGCCGGCCGAGGACCGGATCGAGGGGATCGAAATCCACCGCGCCGGCTCGTGGTACAATGCGCACCTTGCCCTGGGATCACTCTATCGCCGCCGGTTCCGAGGGGAGCGGTTTGACCTCGTCCTCGAGGACATCAACAAGGTTCCGTTCTTCACTCCGCTCTTCGCCGGTGCTCCCGTGCTCGCCGTCGTGCCGCATCTCTTCGGCTCGGCCGTCTTCCGCGAGGCCCCGCCCGCGGTGGGACTCCTGGTCTGGGCGCACGAGTCGGTGCTGCCCCTGGTCTACCGCCGCACCCCGTTCCTTGCCATCTCCGAGAGCACGCGCGACGACCTCGCGCGGCGCGGCATCGACCCCCGGCGGATTCGCGTGGTGCGCTGCGGCTTGACGCAGAACGACTACGGAGTGACCACGCCTCCCGCCGGACGCGCCGAGCCGGTGGTCGTCTTCCTGGGGCGCCTCCGCAAGTACAAGGGGGCGCAGCACGCGATCCGCGCCATGGCGGTCGTCCGGCGCGACGTGCCCGCCGCGCGCCTCGACGTGGTGGGGGACGGCCCCTACCGGAAGGACCTCGAATCCCTGGCGGCCTCACTGGGGCTGGGCGACGCCGTGCGCTTTCTCGGCGCGCTGCCGCACGCCGAGAAGGTGCGGGCCCTGAACGAGGCCCAGGTCGCGGTCTGCCCGTCGCCCAAGGAAGGTTGGGGACTCACCGTGATCGAGGCGAACGCCTGCGGCGTGCCCGTCGTGGCCAGTCGCAGCCCCGGGCTCGTGGAATCGGTGCGGGAAGGGGAGACGGGCCTCCTCGTGCCGCACGGCGACGCCGAGGCGCTGGGCGCCGCGGTGGTCCGGCTGCTCACCGACCGCTCGCTCCGACTCCGGATGGCCGAGGCCGCGCTCCGCTGGGCGCGCACCTTCGATTGGGAAGCCTGCTACCGCGAGAGCCGCCAGGTGATGGCGGAGGCGGCGGGGGCCGCGTGA
- a CDS encoding lysylphosphatidylglycerol synthase transmembrane domain-containing protein: protein MSALSAMAKDPAPGAAGLGSLSPRRKALLAVLKIALSLALFAYVVAKVSPGNVWATMRPADPRLLAAAAGLFLFSSLVGSWLWGRLLRAQGVPIPYRKVAAYYFVGLFFNNFLPSNVGGDIARITDASKYSDRVSPVFSATLMERLIGVVAIGLLAVVASFGVLPRLHLTAIYVALVAIFLTSVAAFLSVFSRRVLTAFEWPFRAIGARGVADALGRLLDDMHGYRSQGGTLLAVFLASMVVQVSRIYVHYLVGLSLGVRIAAGYYFVFVPVLAVLVSLPISMNGLGVREGAAVVLFHTVGLTREQSFTIPFLTYVVSVVISLLGGLIFLSRPPRRAIAQRLERRRAERAVAAGERRT, encoded by the coding sequence GTGAGCGCGCTCTCGGCGATGGCGAAGGATCCCGCTCCGGGAGCGGCGGGCCTCGGCTCCCTCTCGCCGCGCCGGAAGGCGCTCCTCGCGGTGCTCAAGATCGCCCTCTCCCTGGCGCTCTTCGCCTACGTCGTCGCCAAGGTTTCGCCGGGGAACGTCTGGGCCACGATGCGGCCCGCCGACCCGCGTCTTCTCGCCGCCGCCGCCGGGCTCTTCCTCTTCTCCAGCCTGGTGGGAAGCTGGCTCTGGGGAAGGCTCCTGCGCGCCCAGGGGGTCCCGATCCCGTACCGCAAGGTGGCCGCGTACTATTTCGTCGGCCTCTTCTTCAACAACTTCCTCCCCTCCAACGTGGGCGGGGACATCGCGCGGATCACCGACGCCTCGAAATACTCCGACCGGGTGAGCCCGGTCTTCTCGGCCACGCTGATGGAACGCCTGATCGGGGTCGTCGCGATCGGCCTGCTGGCGGTCGTCGCGTCCTTCGGGGTGCTGCCGCGGCTGCACCTCACCGCGATCTATGTCGCGCTCGTCGCCATCTTCCTCACGTCGGTGGCCGCCTTCCTCAGCGTCTTCTCGCGCCGCGTGCTGACGGCGTTCGAATGGCCCTTCCGCGCGATCGGCGCCCGCGGGGTCGCCGACGCCCTGGGGCGCCTGCTCGACGACATGCACGGCTACCGCTCCCAGGGCGGCACGCTGCTGGCCGTGTTCCTCGCCTCGATGGTCGTCCAGGTCAGCCGCATCTACGTTCACTACCTGGTCGGCCTCTCGCTGGGAGTGCGGATCGCGGCGGGCTACTACTTCGTCTTCGTCCCGGTGCTGGCCGTCCTCGTCTCGCTGCCCATTTCCATGAACGGCCTCGGGGTCCGGGAGGGGGCGGCGGTGGTTCTGTTTCACACGGTGGGTCTCACGCGGGAGCAGTCGTTCACGATCCCGTTTCTCACGTACGTCGTCTCGGTCGTCATCAGCCTTCTCGGAGGGCTGATCTTCCTGTCGCGGCCGCCGCGACGCGCCATCGCCCAGCGCCTGGAGCGCCGGCGGGCGGAGCGCGCCGTGGCGGCGGGGGAAAGGAGAACGTGA
- a CDS encoding class I SAM-dependent methyltransferase, with amino-acid sequence MEQILAQGPVRGRRVLEVGAGSGRDSVALASEGAVAFILDYSMASLETARRVAGRHGAAPILVRADALRLPFRDGAFDVIFHQGLLEHFRDPMPLLRENVRALKGEGLLLVDVPQRWHLYTALKHAMIATGTWFAGWETEFTIGQLERLLRAAGVRVVSRYGAWMVPGLFYRSLRAALLKLKAARLPLDPPRIPLLSAVLGRWRGLWEGTPVAFATYFVIGALGRKDSGAGGGAG; translated from the coding sequence GTGGAACAGATCCTGGCGCAGGGCCCGGTTCGCGGCCGGCGCGTGCTCGAAGTGGGCGCCGGCTCCGGGCGCGACTCGGTGGCGCTCGCCTCCGAGGGCGCCGTGGCGTTCATCCTCGACTATTCCATGGCCTCGCTGGAGACGGCGCGCAGGGTCGCGGGCCGCCACGGCGCGGCGCCGATCCTGGTCCGCGCCGACGCCCTTCGGCTTCCGTTCCGTGACGGCGCCTTCGACGTGATCTTCCACCAGGGGCTGCTCGAGCACTTCCGCGATCCGATGCCGCTGCTTCGCGAGAACGTGCGCGCGCTGAAGGGAGAGGGGCTCCTTCTCGTGGACGTGCCGCAGCGCTGGCATCTCTACACCGCGCTCAAGCACGCGATGATCGCCACCGGCACCTGGTTCGCGGGATGGGAGACCGAGTTCACGATCGGCCAGCTGGAGCGCCTCCTCCGGGCGGCGGGCGTGCGCGTGGTGAGCCGCTACGGCGCCTGGATGGTGCCGGGGCTCTTCTATCGCTCGCTGCGGGCCGCGCTCCTCAAGCTCAAGGCGGCGCGCCTCCCGCTCGATCCGCCGCGCATCCCGCTCCTCTCCGCCGTGCTCGGGCGCTGGCGCGGTCTCTGGGAGGGAACGCCGGTCGCGTTCGCGACCTATTTCGTGATCGGCGCGCTCGGACGGAAGGATTCGGGTGCGGGCGGTGGCGCTGGTTGA
- a CDS encoding metallophosphoesterase family protein — protein MSTVLLSDIHANLEALQAVLAAVDARKPDRILCLGDVVGYGASPNECLDLVRSRCDVVLLGNHDAAASGGPEAARFNVYARTAAEWTARTLTRDNREYLQKLPLTAPGASFLCVHASPATPRDWEYLLDRFDAEPQFAYFTEPVCFIGHTHQPAVFMADPGGTRSLPVGTLRLDPARRYIINVGSVGQPRDRDPRACFVVLREGSGELEYVRVPYDIEGAQARIREAHLPEVLATRLSTGE, from the coding sequence ATGAGCACCGTCCTCCTCTCCGACATCCACGCCAATCTCGAAGCGTTGCAGGCCGTGCTGGCCGCCGTCGACGCGCGGAAGCCGGACCGCATCCTCTGCCTGGGGGACGTGGTCGGCTACGGCGCGAGCCCGAACGAGTGCCTGGACCTGGTCCGCTCCCGCTGCGACGTGGTGCTGCTCGGCAACCACGACGCCGCCGCCAGCGGAGGCCCGGAGGCCGCGCGGTTCAACGTCTACGCGCGCACCGCGGCCGAGTGGACCGCCCGCACGCTGACCCGCGACAACCGCGAATATCTCCAGAAGCTCCCGCTCACCGCGCCGGGCGCGTCGTTCCTCTGCGTGCACGCTTCGCCGGCGACGCCGCGCGACTGGGAGTACCTGCTGGACCGCTTCGACGCGGAGCCGCAGTTCGCCTACTTTACCGAGCCGGTCTGCTTCATCGGCCACACGCACCAGCCCGCGGTCTTCATGGCCGACCCGGGCGGCACGCGGTCGCTCCCGGTGGGAACGCTCCGGCTCGACCCGGCGCGCCGCTACATCATCAACGTGGGCAGCGTCGGCCAGCCGCGCGACCGCGACCCCCGCGCCTGCTTCGTGGTGCTGCGCGAGGGCTCGGGCGAGCTGGAGTACGTGCGCGTCCCGTACGACATCGAGGGAGCGCAGGCCAGGATCCGCGAGGCGCACCTCCCCGAGGTGCTCGCGACGCGCCTGTCCACGGGGGAATAG
- the ribH gene encoding 6,7-dimethyl-8-ribityllumazine synthase, with protein sequence MTQQGRPVPGGPGGSGQDLGPAAGAALRTIRPRFVEGRLDGRGLKVAIACARFNEAVCERLLEGALVELARLGVRTEEIVVARVPGAFELPVAALHLARSGVDAVVCLGAVIRGETPHFDFVAGAAAGGIARVAEQTGVPALFGVLTTDSNEQAMERAGGRHGNKGAECAAGAVAMANLVRSLRAARTP encoded by the coding sequence ATGACCCAGCAGGGGCGTCCCGTCCCGGGCGGCCCGGGCGGCTCGGGCCAGGATCTGGGCCCCGCGGCCGGCGCGGCGCTCCGGACGATCCGCCCCCGCTTCGTGGAAGGGCGCCTGGACGGCCGCGGACTCAAGGTCGCGATCGCCTGCGCGCGCTTCAACGAAGCCGTGTGCGAGCGCCTCCTCGAGGGGGCCCTGGTGGAGCTGGCGCGCCTGGGCGTGCGGACCGAGGAGATCGTGGTGGCGCGCGTGCCGGGCGCCTTCGAGCTTCCCGTCGCCGCGCTCCACCTGGCGCGAAGCGGCGTGGACGCCGTGGTCTGCCTGGGGGCGGTGATCCGCGGCGAGACCCCTCACTTCGATTTCGTGGCGGGTGCCGCCGCGGGCGGGATCGCGCGCGTCGCCGAGCAGACCGGCGTGCCCGCGCTCTTCGGCGTGCTCACGACCGATTCGAACGAGCAGGCCATGGAGCGCGCGGGCGGACGGCACGGCAACAAGGGCGCGGAGTGCGCGGCGGGCGCGGTCGCGATGGCCAACCTCGTGCGCTCGCTCCGGGCGGCGCGGACCCCATGA
- the nusB gene encoding transcription antitermination factor NusB has protein sequence MNARRLARELAFRACYQSDVTGEPMDRCLGEILDEVGPADDTRSFAASLIESLSAHVAEVDAAVSRIARNWPLGRMAATDRSVIRVAAAELLYHGDTPTRVALDEAIEIAKKYGMDTSGSFVNGILDRIAHEARPSVG, from the coding sequence ATGAACGCGCGGCGCCTCGCGCGCGAGCTGGCCTTCCGCGCCTGTTACCAGTCCGACGTGACCGGCGAGCCGATGGACCGCTGCCTCGGCGAGATCCTGGACGAGGTGGGCCCCGCCGACGATACGCGGAGCTTCGCCGCCTCCCTGATCGAGAGCCTCTCGGCCCACGTCGCGGAAGTGGACGCCGCCGTCTCCCGCATCGCCCGGAACTGGCCGCTGGGGCGCATGGCCGCCACGGACCGTTCGGTCATCCGGGTCGCGGCGGCGGAGCTTCTCTATCACGGGGACACCCCCACGCGGGTCGCTCTCGACGAGGCGATCGAGATCGCCAAGAAATACGGCATGGATACGTCCGGATCGTTCGTGAACGGAATCCTTGACCGCATTGCCCACGAGGCGCGACCCTCCGTCGGATGA